ACACAGACTTGGGGAAATTATAGTAGTTTAACGGAGATGGATAAGCGCCGCGTTTGATTGTCTCCTCGTGGACAATCTCATCAAGTTTATCTGTGGTCACACCAGGCTTGACCTCTGCCGCAACTATATCAAGAATCTCCCTTCCTAGCATACATGCCTTTCTAATCTTCTTAATTTCATCCTTGGAATAAACAAGGGATCTTGTTTAATCTATCATTCCGCTGCTCCTCCAAGGGTAATCCGTTAGCTGCCCAATCTGGCCTCTCAATTCCCTCCGGAACTGGTCTGCGGGCTGTTAATGGATACTGTGCCCTTAGATCACCCGAATACTTGAACTTAGGAAAGGGATCATATGCATCTCCACTGTCATCTGAACTGTTGTGTATGGCTTTGTGAGCCTTGTAAGCTCCCTTATAACACGATTCGTTACAAAATATCGACTGGATGCCCTGCTTCAAACAAATCGGACATTTCAAAGACGATGTCGTCTCTTTACCACACTGCAAACTAGCACAATAAGCCATGGCCAACgaataaaacaaaatagaCCAAGCTCCTATTACTGCACAGAGAGACTAAAACACAGCTGCAACCGACAACCAGCCTTatacagaagaaaaaccTTACATATTAATCATATTCATTCACTATTCGTCTCTCAGACAAGAGAAATCATGcacaaaatttttttcaactggcaaaaaagaaagaagttGACCTAAGCAGACGTTACAACTACACATGATACATgtattaaataaatatactATCACCGCATATAAAATGGTCAAGCCGTATGATGCAAGTCATCGGGCCCAAAGCTATCCGGTAGAAGCTCCTCCAAGGTCATGAGTCTCCGCTTAGTGCCATCCCCATTTAACATCACTACGGGGAAGGTTTTAGGGTTCGTGAATTCCCTTAGAACTTGCCTGCAAATTCCACATGGTGATATGCATTGTTGTAGCGAATCACCGCTGATAGCTATACATGCCCAATCATCCGTATGGCCATCCATAACGGCTCTAACAACTGCTGTTCTCTCAGCACAAATACTTGCCCCGTAACTTGCATTTTCTACGTTCGAACCAGATATGTATTTCCCGCATTTGGTCTGGATACAGCATCCTACTCTAAACGACGAATACGGACTATACGAAAGCTCCCTTGATCTGATGGCAACCTCAATGCCTCCTTCAAATGCTGGTGGGACGCTAATATCCTCCTGCGGATTCTCAGAGTCTGCCATCCCAATGTCAGCCCACTTTCTCCTTACTTTGTGTCTGTGTCCGTTCTCCCATCCACACACTCCCGTCGCTAATATGTATGACGCTTAACGCTGCGCCTCCAGCGTTCGGTCTGTCTGCCTGTTTTCCGTCTGTCTTGTAATTTATTGGTACATACATTCTAGCTCGCGACAAAGGAAGAGAAACCTGCAAAAGattatatattgtataaCTGTGCATTTGTAGACACTATAATGGACATCTCTAGTGACCCACAACTGGGGCCTCGAGCAGCACGCAGCCTAACAAGAAGACCAGCTGTTTGTCACCACATCTTGCGTGGCTTAGGAATGCTCACGTGTCTATACCGTGGCAAATGACGTATGCATAAGCGTTTAGCTCATCTCGAATTAGCTGTTCTCGAGTGAAAACGGGATTTGACGATCCGTTTTGTTCCTttaaacatatataaagtTTGCTAGTTTGTTAGAACATCTTATCTAAAGCAGGGAAAGTAATTGAAAAGCTAGGGTATAAAATTGGAGATTCCGTTTTGGGCGTATAATCCGAAATTCTCGAGTCCCATTAAGGTCACatttttttggaaagttGTGTGAAATCTCGGTAAGTGGGTACATATatcagaaatatatatatatattctccAGGAAACGGAAGGGATCGTGTCAGTTGGTAAAGAGGCAGGACGGCAGATAAACAAAATCCGGATTGTTTTTTGGTGAGTAGTGCTATTAGTGGTAATAACAATACAATAGCAGTTCAGAGTTTGAGGGATACATATACTCTCGTTGTGGTGTGAGAATGG
This region of Eremothecium cymbalariae DBVPG#7215 chromosome 4, complete sequence genomic DNA includes:
- the CDD1 gene encoding cytidine deaminase (similar to Ashbya gossypii AGL123W), whose amino-acid sequence is MADSENPQEDISVPPAFEGGIEVAIRSRELSYSPYSSFRVGCCIQTKCGKYISGSNVENASYGASICAERTAVVRAVMDGHTDDWACIAISGDSLQQCISPCGICRQVLREFTNPKTFPVVMLNGDGTKRRLMTLEELLPDSFGPDDLHHTA